One genomic region from Desulfuromonas sp. TF encodes:
- a CDS encoding Rrf2 family transcriptional regulator — MKLQKASLFALYAVLELSSDPDRQLSTTDIAERYGISPHHLAKVMRNLVHAGLVQAVRGVGGGYRFAGIVNRTTLLDVIELFESLESELDMPTTGSQDGAPVVEELQSIANEIDDLTKAVLDTITLETALNNTRRRARQEARG; from the coding sequence ATGAAGCTGCAAAAGGCGAGTCTCTTTGCCCTCTATGCCGTTCTTGAGCTGAGCAGTGATCCCGACCGGCAACTCTCCACCACCGACATCGCTGAAAGATACGGGATCTCCCCCCACCATCTCGCAAAGGTGATGCGTAATCTGGTCCACGCCGGGCTGGTGCAGGCAGTGCGAGGAGTCGGCGGCGGTTATCGGTTTGCAGGCATCGTCAATCGAACGACGCTGCTCGATGTCATCGAGCTGTTCGAATCCCTGGAGTCGGAGCTCGATATGCCGACGACGGGGAGTCAGGACGGCGCACCCGTGGTGGAAGAGCTGCAGAGCATCGCCAATGAGATCGACGACCTTACCAAGGCGGTGCTGGACACGATCACGCTGGAAACCGCTCTCAACAACACTCGGCGCCGCGCCAGGCAGGAGGCGCGGGGCTGA
- the bcrC gene encoding benzoyl-CoA reductase subunit C, translating to MSADSVKEIVDFCQGIFEDLDFTKAREWKDAEPGRKVIGYMPVYVPREIIHAAGMLPLGILGGGADLEVIHGDAFYQSYICRIPRSTVELAITGKLDFVDGMMFPSICDVMRNLSGIWQLLFKDKYVRYFDVPQNFKDEVGGVFYANELRELKEGLEKLGGREITEEALRHSVEVYNENRQWVNKVYDYRSATPWKAPSVEVYLLMRAGMVLPPEEHTQLMKDYLAAADREDRPMRDNCRIALTGAFCEQPPLNLIKSLELSGCYIVDDDFMLVTRWLLEDVPTDGDPIENLSKAFLHHSAETAAKFEDTVEGKGSYLLETIRKRRADGVIFAAPSFCDPALLDQPMLVSRLEAHKIPYITMQYAENSGQMQPIREQSGTFADSIKLWSVA from the coding sequence ATGAGTGCTGATTCCGTCAAAGAGATCGTCGATTTCTGTCAGGGAATCTTCGAGGACCTCGATTTCACAAAGGCGCGTGAATGGAAGGACGCCGAGCCCGGGCGCAAGGTGATCGGTTACATGCCGGTGTATGTCCCGCGCGAGATTATTCACGCCGCCGGCATGCTGCCCCTGGGTATCCTGGGCGGCGGAGCCGACCTGGAGGTGATCCACGGTGACGCCTTTTACCAGAGCTACATCTGCCGCATTCCGCGCTCTACCGTCGAGCTGGCGATTACCGGCAAGCTCGACTTCGTAGACGGGATGATGTTCCCCTCCATCTGCGACGTCATGCGCAACCTCTCCGGTATCTGGCAGCTGCTGTTCAAGGACAAGTACGTGCGCTACTTCGATGTGCCCCAGAACTTCAAGGATGAGGTCGGCGGGGTCTTCTACGCCAACGAACTTCGGGAGCTCAAGGAAGGTCTCGAGAAACTGGGCGGCCGCGAAATCACCGAAGAGGCTCTGCGCCACTCCGTGGAGGTGTACAACGAGAACCGCCAGTGGGTGAACAAGGTCTATGACTACCGGTCCGCAACCCCCTGGAAGGCTCCGTCGGTGGAGGTCTACCTGCTGATGCGCGCGGGGATGGTGCTGCCGCCCGAGGAACATACCCAGTTGATGAAGGACTATCTGGCCGCCGCCGACAGAGAGGACCGGCCGATGCGCGACAACTGCCGCATCGCCTTGACCGGAGCCTTCTGCGAGCAGCCGCCGCTCAACCTGATCAAGTCACTGGAGCTTTCGGGCTGCTACATCGTCGATGACGACTTCATGCTGGTCACCCGCTGGCTGCTGGAGGATGTGCCCACCGACGGTGATCCCATCGAGAATCTCTCGAAGGCGTTTTTGCACCACAGCGCCGAGACGGCGGCAAAGTTCGAGGACACCGTCGAAGGCAAGGGGAGCTATCTGCTGGAGACCATCCGCAAGCGCCGCGCCGACGGCGTCATCTTCGCCGCCCCGAGTTTCTGCGATCCGGCGCTGCTGGACCAGCCGATGCTTGTCAGCCGTCTCGAGGCACACAAGATCCCCTATATCACCATGCAGTATGCCGAGAACTCGGGACAGATGCAGCCGATTCGCGAACAATCCGGCACCTTTGCCGATTCCATCAAACTATGGAGTGTAGCATGA
- a CDS encoding MoxR family ATPase — protein sequence MRFTGTDSYIATEDLNLAVNAAVTLGRPLLIKGEPGTGKTMLAEEVARGLGMPLFQWHVKSTTKACQGLYEYDAVSRLRDSQLGDERVQDVSNYIIKGKMWEAFESEKKAVLLIDEIDKADIEFPNDLLQELDRMEFYVYETRQLVTARHRPVIIITSNNEKELPDAFLRRCFFHYIRFPDAATMEQIVEVHYPGIKKSLLKGALETFFDLRDVAGLKKKPSTSELLDWLKLLVAEDIPAEALHGDRRSIPPLHGALLKNEQDLHLFDRLVGMAGRGRRG from the coding sequence ATGCGATTTACAGGAACGGACTCTTACATAGCAACCGAGGATTTGAACCTTGCGGTAAACGCCGCGGTCACCCTGGGCCGGCCCCTGCTCATCAAGGGGGAACCGGGAACGGGCAAGACCATGCTGGCCGAGGAAGTGGCCCGGGGGCTCGGCATGCCCCTGTTTCAATGGCATGTCAAATCGACCACCAAGGCCTGCCAGGGCCTCTATGAATACGATGCCGTATCGCGCCTGCGGGACTCTCAACTCGGTGACGAGCGCGTCCAGGACGTTTCCAACTACATCATCAAGGGAAAGATGTGGGAGGCCTTCGAGTCGGAGAAGAAGGCTGTCCTGCTGATCGACGAGATCGACAAGGCGGACATCGAGTTCCCCAACGACCTGCTTCAGGAACTCGACCGCATGGAGTTCTACGTCTACGAAACCCGGCAGCTGGTAACCGCCAGGCACCGGCCGGTGATCATCATCACCAGCAACAATGAGAAGGAACTCCCGGACGCCTTTTTGCGCCGCTGCTTCTTCCATTACATCCGCTTTCCGGATGCCGCCACGATGGAGCAGATCGTCGAGGTCCATTATCCCGGAATCAAAAAATCCCTTCTCAAGGGAGCCCTCGAAACCTTTTTCGACTTGCGTGATGTGGCCGGATTGAAGAAGAAGCCCTCTACCTCCGAACTGCTCGACTGGCTCAAGCTTCTGGTCGCCGAAGACATCCCCGCCGAGGCTCTTCACGGCGACCGTCGATCGATCCCCCCCCTGCACGGGGCTTTGCTGAAAAACGAGCAGGACCTGCATCTTTTCGACCGGTTGGTCGGCATGGCCGGCCGCGGCCGCAGGGGCTGA
- the ric gene encoding iron-sulfur cluster repair di-iron protein, producing the protein MSPRKDERSRLITLHPEINIGRLAAEYPLATKVFARHGIDFCCGGGRPLREVCREQDLNADEILEEIGRETAQKTASAERWDHAPLGDLIIHILAAYHRPLDEELPRLEALSRRVLEVHRDKQPEMLSELVSVYAGLKADLEDHMGKEEEILFPMIRQGQGMMADGPIAMMEEEHELAGAALKRLRELTNGYQVPEEACNSWRALWQGLAWLEESLHQHIHLENNILFPRALEE; encoded by the coding sequence ATGTCCCCCCGCAAAGATGAAAGGAGCAGACTCATAACTCTCCATCCCGAAATAAATATTGGCCGGCTCGCCGCGGAATATCCCCTCGCCACCAAGGTCTTTGCCCGGCACGGCATCGACTTCTGTTGCGGAGGCGGCAGACCGCTCCGTGAAGTCTGCCGGGAACAGGACCTGAACGCGGACGAAATCCTGGAAGAGATCGGCCGGGAAACGGCTCAAAAAACCGCCTCGGCAGAGCGCTGGGACCATGCTCCTCTGGGGGATCTGATCATCCACATCCTGGCCGCCTATCACCGGCCGCTCGATGAGGAGCTGCCGCGCCTGGAAGCCCTGTCCCGGAGGGTCCTCGAAGTCCACCGGGACAAGCAGCCGGAGATGCTCAGCGAGCTGGTCTCCGTCTATGCCGGCCTGAAGGCCGACCTGGAAGACCACATGGGCAAGGAAGAGGAGATCCTTTTCCCGATGATCCGGCAGGGGCAGGGAATGATGGCCGACGGCCCTATCGCGATGATGGAGGAGGAGCATGAATTGGCGGGGGCGGCGCTGAAGCGGCTGAGGGAACTGACCAATGGCTACCAGGTCCCAGAGGAGGCCTGCAACTCCTGGCGGGCGCTCTGGCAGGGCCTTGCCTGGCTGGAAGAGTCGCTTCACCAGCACATTCACCTGGAAAACAACATTCTCTTCCCCCGCGCCCTGGAGGAGTGA
- a CDS encoding GNAT family N-acetyltransferase, whose product MNIQKTDQVSIRDAIPADLDEVIALDEVVTRERKTAYWSGVFDRYVNGGRKDRYFLVAEAGGTIAGFIVGEVRAWEFGSAPCGWVFAVEVSPKRRELGIGQRMFEEMCARLKQAGVTTVRTMMDRDDKLTLSFFRTQGLRTGRYIELEKQIE is encoded by the coding sequence ATGAATATCCAAAAGACAGACCAGGTTTCTATCCGCGATGCGATACCCGCCGACCTCGACGAGGTGATCGCTCTGGATGAGGTGGTTACCAGGGAGAGAAAGACGGCTTATTGGAGCGGGGTCTTCGACCGCTACGTCAATGGTGGGAGAAAAGATCGATATTTTCTGGTCGCCGAAGCCGGGGGCACGATCGCCGGCTTCATCGTCGGGGAGGTCCGCGCCTGGGAGTTCGGCTCGGCGCCTTGCGGCTGGGTGTTCGCGGTGGAGGTTTCACCGAAGAGGCGCGAGTTGGGTATAGGCCAGCGAATGTTCGAGGAGATGTGCGCGCGTCTGAAACAGGCCGGCGTCACCACGGTGAGGACGATGATGGATCGTGATGATAAACTGACGTTATCGTTCTTTCGTACGCAGGGTCTGCGCACCGGCCGGTATATCGAACTGGAGAAACAGATCGAATGA
- a CDS encoding transposase, giving the protein MARIARVIAPGFPHHVTQRGNRRQETFFCDEDYQAYLDLMAEWCRKCRVDIWAWCLMPNHVHLIAVPQSEEGLARAIGEAHRRYTRRINFREGWRGHLWQERFASFPMDETHLLAAARYVELNPVQAGLAKSPEEYRWSSARAHIEGKDDTLVKVTPLLEIAGDWRPFLDVPKDVDADRLRQHERSGRPLGKESFVERLETELSRTLRPQKPGPKRKQAE; this is encoded by the coding sequence ATGGCCAGAATCGCTCGCGTCATTGCTCCAGGTTTCCCCCATCACGTTACCCAGCGCGGCAACCGCCGGCAGGAAACTTTTTTCTGTGACGAGGACTACCAGGCCTATCTCGATCTGATGGCGGAATGGTGCAGGAAATGCCGGGTCGATATCTGGGCGTGGTGTCTGATGCCTAACCACGTTCACCTGATCGCCGTCCCGCAGAGTGAAGAAGGGCTCGCCCGCGCTATCGGTGAGGCCCATCGGCGCTATACTCGCCGAATCAACTTCCGGGAGGGTTGGCGGGGGCACCTGTGGCAAGAACGATTCGCTTCTTTTCCGATGGACGAAACCCATCTGCTCGCGGCGGCTCGCTACGTCGAACTCAATCCTGTCCAAGCTGGGTTGGCAAAAAGTCCGGAGGAGTACCGCTGGAGTAGCGCCCGCGCCCACATTGAGGGTAAAGACGATACGTTGGTGAAGGTTACTCCACTTCTGGAGATTGCGGGCGACTGGCGGCCGTTTTTGGACGTCCCGAAGGACGTTGATGCTGACCGACTGCGGCAGCATGAACGCAGTGGCCGACCGCTGGGCAAGGAATCTTTCGTGGAGCGTTTGGAAACGGAATTGAGCCGCACCCTTCGCCCGCAGAAACCCGGCCCGAAAAGAAAGCAGGCTGAATAG
- the fabG gene encoding 3-oxoacyl-ACP reductase FabG yields MKNFLNFEGRSAVVTGGARGIGAAIAQALIENGAKVHVFDVAPGEQADHALHQFHKVDIADSSSVDAAVASLPEDVTLLVNNAGITRDRSIVKMSDDEWQSVLSVNLTGAFNVVRALAPTMREAGYGRIVNITSINGIRGKFGQANYSAAKAGLIGLTKTLARELGPRGVTVNAVAPGMVMTEMAKALPEEFLAKARAESVLPELALPEDIANAVLFLLSDGARMITGEVIRVDAGQYI; encoded by the coding sequence GTGAAAAATTTTTTGAATTTCGAAGGGCGGTCTGCCGTGGTTACCGGCGGCGCGCGCGGCATCGGAGCGGCAATTGCCCAGGCCTTGATCGAAAACGGCGCTAAGGTACATGTCTTTGATGTGGCTCCGGGAGAACAGGCCGATCATGCTTTGCACCAGTTCCACAAGGTCGACATTGCCGACTCCTCGAGTGTTGACGCGGCCGTCGCCAGTCTGCCGGAGGACGTTACGCTGCTGGTCAATAACGCCGGCATTACGCGCGATCGCAGCATCGTCAAGATGAGTGACGACGAATGGCAGTCGGTGCTCTCGGTGAACCTGACCGGAGCATTCAACGTCGTGCGCGCCCTGGCGCCGACGATGCGGGAGGCCGGGTACGGAAGGATCGTCAATATTACCTCGATCAACGGCATCCGCGGCAAGTTCGGCCAGGCCAATTACAGCGCAGCCAAGGCGGGGCTGATCGGGCTGACCAAGACCCTGGCGAGGGAACTCGGACCCAGGGGGGTGACCGTCAATGCCGTGGCCCCCGGCATGGTGATGACCGAAATGGCCAAGGCGCTCCCGGAAGAGTTTCTTGCCAAGGCCAGAGCCGAGAGCGTATTGCCTGAACTGGCGCTCCCCGAAGACATCGCCAATGCTGTATTGTTCCTGCTTTCCGATGGGGCGCGTATGATCACCGGGGAAGTGATTCGGGTCGATGCCGGCCAGTACATCTGA
- a CDS encoding MFS transporter codes for MRASPGIGLSARLPFHYGWVIVFTGVLTLFACLGLARFAFGMLLPGMRSGLSLGYDQMGYISTGNFAGYLISVALTPLLLRRLRPSVLIVSALLLIAVCMLGICYSQGFATVWILYACIGLGSGFANIPIMVLVSHWFRPERRGRAAGLMVMGSALGIIVSGYLIPRLGPAMSLEAWRVGWLIIGLIALGCAIAVALLISNDPEDLGLEPLGRKSSLPPAAMMPRTPPGSARTLLGLGVLYLIFGATYMIYGTFIVTTMVAEFGFSETKAGMYWSWVGFFALFSGVIFGALSDRIGRKRGLMVVFGIQTAAYLLAGSGLGALALIFSVALYGLAVFSIPTIMAAAVGDYLGLSRAAAAFSLITFFFAIGQTIGPATAGVIADASGTFTTSFLASAALTGLAILLAAFLPKPETGSCKL; via the coding sequence TTGAGAGCATCACCAGGGATCGGGCTCTCGGCGCGGCTTCCATTTCACTACGGTTGGGTGATCGTCTTTACCGGCGTACTGACTCTGTTTGCGTGCCTTGGCCTGGCCCGCTTCGCCTTCGGCATGCTGTTGCCAGGGATGCGCTCGGGGCTCTCCCTCGGCTACGACCAGATGGGCTACATCAGCACGGGTAATTTTGCCGGGTATCTGATCTCCGTCGCTTTGACCCCTCTGCTCCTCCGGCGGCTTCGCCCCAGCGTCCTGATCGTTTCCGCCCTGCTGCTGATCGCCGTTTGCATGCTCGGCATCTGCTACAGTCAGGGGTTTGCCACGGTCTGGATTCTGTATGCCTGCATCGGCCTGGGGAGTGGATTCGCCAACATCCCCATTATGGTCCTGGTATCCCACTGGTTTCGGCCGGAACGACGGGGGCGGGCTGCCGGCTTGATGGTCATGGGGAGCGCACTGGGCATCATTGTTTCGGGTTATCTCATCCCCCGGCTCGGCCCGGCGATGAGCCTCGAGGCGTGGCGTGTCGGTTGGCTGATCATCGGGCTGATCGCGTTGGGATGCGCAATTGCAGTGGCGCTCCTGATCAGCAACGACCCCGAAGACCTGGGCCTTGAGCCCCTGGGGCGCAAGTCGTCTCTGCCGCCGGCGGCGATGATGCCGCGTACCCCGCCGGGGAGCGCACGGACTCTGCTGGGACTCGGCGTGCTTTATCTGATATTCGGAGCCACCTACATGATTTACGGCACATTCATCGTGACCACGATGGTGGCCGAATTCGGCTTTTCCGAGACCAAGGCGGGCATGTACTGGTCATGGGTGGGATTTTTCGCCCTCTTCTCAGGGGTAATATTCGGTGCGCTCTCCGACCGCATCGGCCGCAAAAGAGGGTTGATGGTGGTGTTCGGGATTCAGACAGCCGCCTACCTGCTGGCCGGATCCGGACTGGGCGCCCTCGCCCTGATCTTTTCGGTGGCTCTTTACGGCCTGGCGGTCTTTTCGATTCCGACCATCATGGCGGCGGCCGTCGGCGACTACCTGGGGCTGTCCCGGGCCGCGGCGGCATTTTCCCTCATCACCTTTTTCTTCGCCATCGGCCAGACGATCGGACCCGCCACAGCCGGTGTCATCGCCGATGCGAGCGGAACATTTACCACAAGTTTTCTCGCCTCGGCGGCGCTGACCGGCCTCGCCATACTCCTCGCGGCCTTCCTGCCGAAGCCGGAAACCGGAAGCTGTAAGCTGTAA
- a CDS encoding VWA domain-containing protein, whose translation MLVDFFMQLRQAKVPVTIREYLSLMEAMDKQVAWGRVEDFYYLARLCLVKDESHFDKFDRVFAHYFKGVTEIDEELKAHIPEEWLRRLSELVLTEEEKNQIEALGGFEKLMETLKKRLAEQKERHQGGSKWIGTGGRSPFGAYGYNPEGVRIGQDRSRHRRAVKVWDRREFKNLDGSVELGTRNIKVALRRLRHFAREGAPDVLDLPGTIRSTARNAGYLDLKMVPQLHNKIKVLLFLDVGGSMDDHIKICEELFSAARSEFKYLEHFYFHNFVYESLWRDNQRFRAVRNDLWDVIHTYGPDYKLIFVGDASMSPYEITEMGGSVEHYNKEAGYVWGQRLLEAYKHAVWFNPVPQELWPYTQSIGMVRQIMGGRMFPLTLEGLDEGIRLLSK comes from the coding sequence ATGCTGGTCGATTTCTTCATGCAGCTGCGACAGGCCAAGGTCCCCGTAACCATCCGGGAGTACCTGAGCCTGATGGAAGCGATGGACAAACAGGTCGCCTGGGGACGCGTCGAGGACTTCTATTACCTGGCACGCCTCTGCCTGGTCAAGGATGAGAGCCATTTCGACAAGTTCGACCGGGTCTTCGCCCACTACTTCAAGGGGGTGACCGAGATCGACGAAGAACTCAAGGCGCACATCCCCGAGGAGTGGCTGCGCCGGCTTTCGGAACTGGTCCTGACCGAAGAGGAGAAAAACCAGATCGAGGCCCTTGGCGGGTTCGAAAAACTGATGGAGACCCTGAAGAAGCGCCTTGCCGAACAGAAAGAACGCCACCAGGGGGGGAGCAAGTGGATCGGCACCGGCGGCCGCTCGCCTTTCGGCGCCTACGGCTACAATCCTGAAGGGGTACGCATCGGTCAGGACCGCTCCCGGCACCGCCGCGCAGTCAAGGTCTGGGACCGCCGCGAGTTCAAAAACCTCGATGGTTCTGTGGAACTGGGCACCCGCAACATCAAGGTCGCCCTGCGCCGGTTGAGGCACTTCGCCCGCGAAGGGGCGCCCGATGTTCTGGATCTGCCCGGCACCATCCGCTCGACCGCCCGGAATGCCGGCTATCTAGACCTCAAAATGGTTCCCCAGCTCCACAACAAAATCAAGGTGCTGCTTTTCCTCGACGTCGGCGGCTCCATGGACGATCACATCAAAATCTGCGAGGAACTCTTTTCCGCCGCCCGCAGTGAATTCAAATACCTTGAACATTTTTATTTCCACAACTTCGTCTACGAAAGCCTCTGGCGGGACAACCAGCGTTTTCGCGCCGTGCGCAACGACCTCTGGGACGTGATCCACACCTATGGGCCCGACTACAAGCTGATCTTCGTCGGCGATGCGTCCATGAGCCCCTATGAAATCACCGAGATGGGCGGGAGCGTCGAGCACTACAACAAGGAGGCGGGATATGTCTGGGGACAGCGCCTTCTCGAAGCGTATAAACACGCTGTCTGGTTCAACCCCGTTCCGCAGGAGTTGTGGCCTTATACTCAATCGATCGGGATGGTGCGGCAGATCATGGGCGGACGTATGTTCCCCTTGACCCTTGAAGGTCTGGATGAGGGGATCCGGCTGCTCAGCAAGTGA